TCGTATTTCAAATTATGGCCGATCTTTAAGGCCGCTGACGAAAAAAGTGTTTTCAGCTTTTCCAGGGTCGGCTGCAGCGGCAGTTGGGTTTGGTTTTTGTGTTGGAGAGGGACATAGTAAGCGCTTTTGCTTTCGCAAGAGAAGGAGATTCCGACCAGCTCCGCCTCAAAAGTGTCCAGACTGGTCGTTTCGACGTCAAAAGCAAAAGCTTCGGCCCGGCCTAAAACCCCGATCATTTGGTCAAGCGCGGCCTCGTCTTTGACACAGGTGAAATTCAGTTTGGCGATCTCTTCCCGTTTTTGTTCGATCGCCTTTTCCTGGTATTCGATCAGGCCCTGGCTGTACTTTTTATAGAGACTGCCAAATTCAAACTTTTTGAAGACCGGGAGGATCTTCGTCCAATCGATCGGGGCGCGGCGGCTATGCTCGAAATCGATCTGGATCGGAGCGTTAGTGACGATCGTTCCCAATCGGCGGCTAAGGTCGGCCAGGTGGCGGTTGTTCTTGAGGTTCTCTTTGAGGGCCGGCTTTTTTATCTTCTCGAGATTCTCGTAAACTCCTTCCAAAGTTCCGTATTCTTTTAATAACTCGATGGCTGTTTTTTCTCCAACCTTGGGGACGCCGGGGATATTGTCCGAGGTATCGCCTTTCAATGCTTTGTAGTCGATCAGCTGTTCCGGTTTTAAACCGTCATATCGTTCGCCTACCTCTTTTGGTCCGTAGAGGAGGGTGTCGGTGATCCCTTTCCTAGTAGCGAGGACTTTGATCTTGTCATTGACCAATTGGAGAGGATCAAGGTCCCCGGTCAGGATCGTGACGTCATAACCTTCCTTGCCGGCTTCAACCGCCAGGGTCCCGATAATGTCGTCCCCTTCGTAACCGGCCAGTTCGTAAATGGGGATCCCGAAAGCCGCGGCGACCTCTTTAACGTAGGGCATTTGTTCATGCAGGGTCGGCGGGGCTTTTTGGCGGGTCGCTTTATATTCCTTATATTCAGTGTGCCGGAAGGTCGGTTCCGGCCGGTCAAAAGCGATGGCGACGAAATCGGGCTGACCGTCGAGAACCTTGATCAGCATGGTGGTAAAACCGTAAATGGCGTTGGTCGTGATCCCGCTCCCTGTTCTCATCGTGTCAGGGAGGGCGTAAAAAGCCCGGTAGGCGAGGGAGTTGCCATCGATTAGGATGATGTGCTTGGTTGTCATCTCTTTATTATATGGGGGGAGGGGGCTGGGCGCAAGGTTAAAAGTTTAATTGGCCACCCAAACTGATAATGTAGGCCGGATTATGTCCCAAGTAAGCGGTGTGGATCAAGGCCGGCATGGTGAGCTCAAGATTTAAATTTAAATTACGGACCTTAAAATCCATTCCCAGACCGGCGTTTAAGTCGGCTGAAACATCGCTTCCCCCAAATTGGAAATAAGTTGTCCCTTTTTTCCAGAAACAATTTGAACCATAAAGGCCGGTGCCGATAAGCAGATAGGGCTTGACCGGCCCGAAATAATCACGATAAAAAAGATGGCTCACATTAAAAAAGGCGCCGGTTTGTACTAGAGTGGAGACCAACACTTCTTTGAAAACATTTTGATCGGCGATAAAACCGAATTCCAGCGCGGCGGTATAATAATCGGTGAAATCGTATTGGTAACTAACTTTCAGAACGGTCCCTGATTCGGAGGACGCGCTATTCCAATATTTAAAATTATTAATGATCCCGTAACTTGTTTCGAGGCTAAAATGACCAGGATCCGCTAGGGCGCAACCAATAAAAAGTACAGTAATGCTAATAATTAGAACGGCTATTTTTCTCATCTATAACACCGCCTGTTTCTTTCTGAAGGAATTATATAATGGCGGGGAAAAGAAAACAAGGCAAATTCCCTGAAATTTCAAGGAAAGCCCCCCGATAACCATTTGGAGCCAAACAAACCCTTTATGAGGAGGAAAGAGCTATGTTAAAAGATTTTCGTTGTAAATTCTGCCATCGGTTATTGGCCAAAGTAGGGGATGGAAGCCGGGTTGAGATCAAATGCCCGAAATGCAAGACGATGAACCTCTACCAGGATGAAACCGTTATCGTTTACGAGATTCCCGAAAA
This window of the Candidatus Margulisiibacteriota bacterium genome carries:
- a CDS encoding Com family DNA-binding transcriptional regulator, yielding MLKDFRCKFCHRLLAKVGDGSRVEIKCPKCKTMNLYQDETVIVYEIPENNVTKKILERGIVKYDLIQE